In uncultured Methanobrevibacter sp., the DNA window TCGTTATCAAGAACCTCCGGGAAAATAGCGGTCAATACTACCATAAGTATTATACAGATTATTATTGCGACAAATAATTCTCTAAGTCTTATTGTTCTTAAACGAATATTAAAATCGCTTACGCTTTTATCCATATTTTCAGTTCCTATAATATGGTTTTAAACCAGTTGATGGTTTCTTCAAGCTGACTTTCAAATTCGTTGGAGTCAACATTGAAATTGATTTCACTCATTTTTGTAGTATCTGCCAGGGAATGTTTAATATCTCCCTGTCTTTCAGGCAAATAATTTGGCTCAACATCGCTTTTGAGTGTTTTTTTGACGATTTCAAATAGCTGATTGATGCTTAACTTTTCACCTGATGCAACGTTCAGCACTCCATTGTAATCTGATTTGGCGGCGTTAATGTTGGCTTTAACAACATCATTTACATAAATGAAGTCTCTGGTCTGTTCACCATCTCCATAAATTTCCACAGGATTTCCTTCAAGAATTGCACTTATAAAATTCGGAATCACTGCAGCATACTGTGAATTCTTGTCCTGGTTAGGTCCAAAGACATTAAAATATCTCAGTGCAGTGTAATTCAGGCCGTAACTTTCATAAAAAGTTTGCAGATACAGCTCACAGCTTGCCTTGGATGCAGCATATGGTGACATCGGCATCAGAGGTTCGCTTTCCTTTAAAGGCATGTTTCTGTTTTGCCCGTAGACGGCTGATGAAGATGAAAAGACGATTTTTTCTATGTCATTGTCAACGGCAGATTTCAGAAGTTTTATAGTGGCATTAAGGTTTATGTCATTGCATTCAACTGGATGGTCTATACTTAGAGGAACGC includes these proteins:
- a CDS encoding NAD-dependent epimerase/dehydratase family protein yields the protein MRNKNILITGGLGFIGSHIANELLKENQVVILDNMSTGNINNLKDAHNENLKIIKEDIRNTDLDELTSGIDYIFHLAAMASVPLSIDHPVECNDINLNATIKLLKSAVDNDIEKIVFSSSSAVYGQNRNMPLKESEPLMPMSPYAASKASCELYLQTFYESYGLNYTALRYFNVFGPNQDKNSQYAAVIPNFISAILEGNPVEIYGDGEQTRDFIYVNDVVKANINAAKSDYNGVLNVASGEKLSINQLFEIVKKTLKSDVEPNYLPERQGDIKHSLADTTKMSEINFNVDSNEFESQLEETINWFKTIL